In a single window of the Halobacteriovorax sp. HLS genome:
- a CDS encoding DNA helicase, whose product MKLSSPIHVLKSQAKALKKSQSISMSEALNKIAMREGHSSWSLLQSKNSQMLPTSYCEILDFFNEGDLVLIGARPNMGKTSFTIGLFVQAIQRKRAPNYYFTLSEVQRDVAGRIAIYDESIGNLNEHLGYIGVDYSNDINADYVIERTKATIDKESIIVIDYLQMLDEKRTNPPLQEQVEKLKKYAKDTGCIIIFISQVKRELENRLDKKPTLSDIRLPNPLDLKFINKIMLLYREGSEPKEVSVIFHRPKEYEFKVLWDREKIKFS is encoded by the coding sequence ATGAAATTATCATCACCAATTCATGTTTTGAAAAGTCAGGCCAAGGCCTTAAAGAAAAGTCAGTCTATTTCTATGTCCGAAGCACTTAATAAGATTGCCATGAGAGAGGGGCATAGTAGTTGGTCTTTATTGCAATCAAAAAACTCTCAAATGCTTCCTACTTCTTATTGTGAAATCTTAGACTTCTTTAATGAAGGTGATCTTGTTCTAATTGGAGCAAGACCAAATATGGGAAAAACTAGTTTTACAATAGGGCTCTTTGTTCAAGCTATCCAAAGAAAGCGAGCTCCAAATTATTATTTTACCCTTTCTGAAGTGCAACGGGATGTGGCCGGACGTATTGCAATCTATGATGAATCAATAGGTAACTTGAATGAGCATTTAGGTTATATAGGAGTTGATTATTCTAATGATATAAATGCAGACTATGTCATAGAGAGAACGAAGGCAACAATAGATAAAGAATCGATCATTGTTATCGACTATCTTCAAATGCTCGATGAAAAAAGAACGAATCCGCCTCTACAAGAACAAGTTGAAAAATTGAAGAAATACGCTAAAGACACTGGCTGTATAATTATTTTTATTTCACAAGTAAAAAGAGAGTTGGAAAATAGATTAGATAAGAAACCAACCCTAAGCGATATAAGACTTCCCAATCCTCTAGATTTAAAATTTATTAATAAGATCATGCTTCTCTATAGAGAAGGTAGTGAGCCTAAAGAAGTAAGTGTAATATTCCATCGTCCTAAAGAATATGAATTTAAAGTTCTTTGGGATAGAGAGAAGATTAAATTTTCTTAG